The genomic DNA AGCAACATGCTGCGACCTTCAAAAAGTATCCACCCAAAGACGTCGGGCTGTAATTCGCCGCAGCGTGATCCGCGATTCCTCGCTCGCCGCCGTCTCACACTCTGACGTCGGCGGCGAGTTCCTTACCTGTTGTTAATACGATTCAAGAGCTTCGGGAAAACGAAATGATAAGAACTCTATTCTGTGCCGGTTTCCTGAGCTTGATCGCAGCGATTCAACCGAATCAACTCCTCTCGCAATCTCCTCCCGATGACGGATCGGTTCTTCCGTTTCCTCCGCAGGAAATGAAGAGCGTCACGAAACCTCGGTTGCAAGATTCGCAGATGAAATGGCCCGAGCCTGCGCAACGATTGCCCAAGGATTCGCCGAACATCTTAGTTGTGCTTGTCGACGATGTGGGCTTTGGAATCTCGGAGACTTTTGGTGGGGAGGTCCACACGCCGACGTTGACCAAGCTTGCGAACGAAGGACTGCGATACAACGCCTTTCACACAACGTCTATCTGTTCGCCTACTCGAGCTGCATTGTTGACGGGGCGGAACCACACGCGTGTATCTTCGGGGACGATCGCCGAACGGGCGGTTGCCTTCGACGGTTACACAGGTGTTATCCCCAAGACGGCCGCTACATTTGCCGAGGTGCTGAAACAGTATGGATATCACACCTCCGCGTTTGGGAAATGGCATAACACCCCGGCGACAGAAACGACTTCGATCGGCCCGAAGGATCGCTGGCCCAACGGCTACGGCTTCGAATACTTCTATGGCTTCCTGGCCGGCGAAACATCGCAGTGGGAACCGCGACTTGTCGAAAATTATGATGCCGTCGAACCGCCGGAAGACGAAGGCTATCACCTCACCGAAGATTTGACCGACAAGGCGCTCGCGTGGCTCGATGCTCAACAGGCGTTTGCTCCCGACAAACCCTTCTTGATGTATTGGGCATCCGGCGGAGTCCATGGGCCACACCACATCTTTCCCGAGTGGGCCGACAAATACAAAGGCAAGTTCAACGACGGTTGGGATGCCTATCGCGAGCGTGTTCACCAACGACAACTCGATATGGGGATCATTCCACCAGGGACGAAACTCACGCCGCGCGACCCCACGATGACCGCTTGGGAAGATATCCCCGCAGACCAGCTCGCATTTCAACGTCGTGGGATGGAGATCTTCGCTGGCTTCGCCGAACACACCGACGCGCAGGTCGGCCGATTGGTTGCCGGACTGGAGGAACGTGGGCTGCGGGATAACACGTTGATCTTTTACATCTGGGGCGATAATGGATCGAGCGCCGAAGGCCAGGAAGGTTCGATCAGTGAGTTGCTTGCGCAGAACAATATTCCCAACACCGTCGAACAACAAATTGCTGCACTCGACAAGATCGGCGGACTCGATGCGTTGGGCTCGCCCAAGACGGACAACATGTATCATTCGGGATGGGCTTGGGCTGGCAGTACTCCATTCAAAGCCACCAAGTTGGTCGCCTCACATTTCGGCGGCACTCGGAATCCGATGGTTGTCTCGTGGCCAAAGGGGATCAAACCCGACGCAAAGGTCCGCGACCAGTTTCATCACGTTGTCGACATCGCGCCGACCATCTACGAAATCCTGGGGATCACTCCACCGCGAAGCGTCAATGGTCTGGACCAGATCGAGATCGACGGCACGAGTTTCGCTTACACTTTTTCAGACGGCGATGCACAAACCAAAAAGGACGTCCAGTTCTTCGACAACAACGGCAGCCGCGCGATCTACAAAGACGGCTGGGTTGCCTGTGCGTTTGGCCCGTTCATTCCGTGGAACACACCAGCATCGGTTCCTCGCGTTGCGAAGTGGGATTCTGCTTCGGATGAATGGGAGCTCTACAACATCAGCGAAGATTTTTCAGAAGCCAACAACCTGGCGGCGGACCAACCTCAGAAGCTCGAAGAACTGAAGAAACAGTTTCTTACGCTGGCAGAAGACAACAACGACTTTCCAATCGGAGCTGGACTCTGGCTGCGGCTTCACCCCGAAGACCGCGTGAAGACCGCTTACAAAAGTTGGAACTTTACCGCCAACACGAAGCGAATGCCGGAGTTCGCTGCGCCGGGTATCGGCCGCCAAAGCAATAAGATCACGATTGACCTCGAAGTTCCCGAGAACGCCAACGGCGTGCTTTATGCACTCGGCGGCGCTGGCGGCGGCGTCACGGTGTACCTGGACGACGGACATCTTGTTTACTTCTACAACATGTTCATCATCGAACAGTATGAAGCTCGCAGCAGTCAGCCGCTGGAAGCCGGTAAACATAAGATCGAGATTGAGACGACGATCGCGGGGCCGGGCAAAAGTGGCACGGCGACTCTGATCGTCGACGGCAAGCGAGTCGGTCG from Rosistilla carotiformis includes the following:
- a CDS encoding sulfatase-like hydrolase/transferase; its protein translation is MIRTLFCAGFLSLIAAIQPNQLLSQSPPDDGSVLPFPPQEMKSVTKPRLQDSQMKWPEPAQRLPKDSPNILVVLVDDVGFGISETFGGEVHTPTLTKLANEGLRYNAFHTTSICSPTRAALLTGRNHTRVSSGTIAERAVAFDGYTGVIPKTAATFAEVLKQYGYHTSAFGKWHNTPATETTSIGPKDRWPNGYGFEYFYGFLAGETSQWEPRLVENYDAVEPPEDEGYHLTEDLTDKALAWLDAQQAFAPDKPFLMYWASGGVHGPHHIFPEWADKYKGKFNDGWDAYRERVHQRQLDMGIIPPGTKLTPRDPTMTAWEDIPADQLAFQRRGMEIFAGFAEHTDAQVGRLVAGLEERGLRDNTLIFYIWGDNGSSAEGQEGSISELLAQNNIPNTVEQQIAALDKIGGLDALGSPKTDNMYHSGWAWAGSTPFKATKLVASHFGGTRNPMVVSWPKGIKPDAKVRDQFHHVVDIAPTIYEILGITPPRSVNGLDQIEIDGTSFAYTFSDGDAQTKKDVQFFDNNGSRAIYKDGWVACAFGPFIPWNTPASVPRVAKWDSASDEWELYNISEDFSEANNLAADQPQKLEELKKQFLTLAEDNNDFPIGAGLWLRLHPEDRVKTAYKSWNFTANTKRMPEFAAPGIGRQSNKITIDLEVPENANGVLYALGGAGGGVTVYLDDGHLVYFYNMFIIEQYEARSSQPLEAGKHKIEIETTIAGPGKSGTATLIVDGKRVGRAELVRTVPTAFSASETFDVGTDLGSTVSLNYYDKRPFAFNGTINRFKVELK